Proteins from a single region of Flavobacterium sp. K5-23:
- a CDS encoding NADH-quinone oxidoreductase subunit A, with the protein MQSDQLNYIPILMQLLLAVGFVIGTIIISGKLGPKRSSKIKDANFECGIESVGNARIPFSVKYFLVAILFVLFDVEVIFLYPWAINFKELGMEGMMKMIVFMLLLLVGFFYIIKKKALEWE; encoded by the coding sequence ATGCAATCTGATCAATTAAATTATATTCCTATTTTAATGCAGCTCCTTTTAGCTGTGGGCTTTGTCATAGGGACAATTATTATATCCGGTAAATTAGGACCTAAAAGATCCTCTAAAATTAAAGACGCCAACTTTGAATGTGGTATTGAATCTGTAGGAAATGCACGCATACCCTTTTCAGTAAAATATTTCCTTGTAGCTATTTTATTTGTATTATTCGATGTAGAGGTTATCTTCCTTTATCCATGGGCTATTAATTTCAAGGAATTAGGTATGGAAGGAATGATGAAAATGATCGTATTTATGCTTTTACTTTTGGTAGGGTTTTTCTACATCATCAAAAAGAAAGCATTAGAGTGGGAATAA
- a CDS encoding NAD(P)H-dependent oxidoreductase subunit E: MIHTDQKQNINMTETLMNRINELISHYPSDKRKSALLPVLHEVQDAHDNWLSIELMDKVAEILEIKPIEVYEVASFYTMYNLKPIGKFMFEFCRTSPCCLNGTENLMDYTCDKLGVKEGEITSDGLFQVVGVECLGACGYAPMLQLGDFYKENLTPEKMDQLITDCKEGKIILQDK; encoded by the coding sequence ATGATACATACAGATCAAAAACAAAACATAAACATGACTGAAACATTGATGAATCGCATCAATGAATTAATCAGCCATTACCCTTCTGACAAAAGAAAATCAGCTTTATTACCTGTTTTACATGAAGTTCAGGATGCTCACGACAATTGGTTGAGTATTGAATTAATGGACAAAGTAGCTGAAATCCTTGAAATCAAACCCATTGAAGTTTACGAAGTAGCCTCGTTTTATACTATGTATAATTTGAAACCAATTGGAAAATTCATGTTCGAATTTTGCAGAACTTCCCCTTGTTGTCTTAACGGTACTGAAAACTTAATGGATTACACCTGTGATAAATTAGGCGTTAAAGAAGGTGAAATCACTTCAGATGGATTGTTCCAAGTTGTAGGTGTAGAATGTCTTGGGGCTTGTGGTTATGCACCAATGTTACAATTAGGTGATTTCTACAAAGAAAACCTAACACCAGAAAAAATGGATCAGCTAATCACTGATTGTAAAGAAGGAAAAATAATATTACAAGATAAATAA
- a CDS encoding NADH-quinone oxidoreductase subunit D produces MSELLLPPEHRYAKIIKEKLNEDGSELSILNLGPTHPATHGIFQNILLMDGERILDAEPTVGYIHRAFEKIAENRPFYQITPLTDRLNYCSSPINNMGWWMTLEKLLGVEVPKRAQYLRVIVMELARITDHIICNSILGVDTGAYTGFLYVFQFREKVYEIYEEICGARLTTNMGRIGGFERDWSPEAFRKLDVFLEEFPAAWKEFENLFERNRIFIDRTVNVGPISAEKAVSYGFTGPNLRAAGVDYDVRVAQPYSSYEDFEFSVPVGQSGDTYDRFCVRNAEVWESLSIIRQALAKMPEGNEFHADVPDYYLPPKEDVYTNMESLIYHFKIVMGEIPVPVAEIYHAVEGGNGELGFYLVTDGSRTPYRLHFRRPCFIYYQAYPEMIKGAMLSDAIVILSSLNVIAGELDA; encoded by the coding sequence ATGTCAGAACTATTATTACCACCAGAGCATAGATATGCTAAAATAATAAAAGAGAAGCTAAATGAAGACGGAAGTGAACTTTCAATTCTAAATTTAGGTCCTACTCACCCAGCAACCCATGGTATTTTCCAGAATATACTATTGATGGATGGAGAACGCATTTTGGATGCTGAACCAACCGTTGGTTACATTCACCGTGCTTTTGAAAAAATTGCTGAAAACCGTCCTTTTTACCAAATCACACCCCTTACAGATAGATTAAACTATTGCTCCTCTCCTATTAACAATATGGGATGGTGGATGACATTGGAAAAATTATTAGGTGTTGAAGTTCCAAAGAGAGCTCAATATTTAAGAGTTATCGTAATGGAATTGGCGAGAATTACGGATCACATCATTTGTAACTCGATCTTAGGAGTGGATACTGGAGCTTATACAGGCTTCCTTTATGTTTTCCAATTCAGGGAAAAAGTATACGAAATCTACGAAGAAATTTGTGGTGCTCGTTTAACTACAAATATGGGTAGAATAGGTGGTTTCGAAAGAGACTGGTCTCCTGAAGCTTTTAGAAAACTAGATGTGTTTTTAGAAGAATTTCCTGCAGCTTGGAAAGAATTTGAAAACTTATTCGAAAGAAATAGAATTTTCATTGACCGTACAGTTAATGTAGGGCCAATATCAGCTGAGAAAGCCGTTTCATACGGATTTACAGGGCCAAACTTACGTGCGGCAGGTGTAGATTATGATGTTCGTGTGGCACAACCATACAGTTCATACGAAGATTTTGAATTTAGTGTTCCAGTAGGACAATCAGGTGATACTTACGACCGTTTTTGTGTTCGTAATGCAGAAGTTTGGGAAAGTTTAAGCATCATCCGTCAAGCATTAGCAAAAATGCCAGAAGGAAATGAATTCCATGCGGATGTTCCTGACTATTATTTACCTCCAAAAGAAGATGTTTACACTAATATGGAGTCGCTTATCTATCATTTCAAAATTGTAATGGGTGAAATTCCAGTTCCAGTAGCCGAAATATATCACGCTGTTGAAGGCGGTAACGGAGAATTAGGTTTCTACTTAGTTACTGACGGAAGCAGAACCCCATATAGATTGCATTTCCGCAGACCTTGTTTTATTTATTACCAAGCGTATCCAGAAATGATTAAAGGAGCAATGCTTTCAGATGCTATTGTGATTTTATCAAGTTTGAATGTAATTGCTGGAGAATTAGACGCATAA
- the nuoF gene encoding NADH-quinone oxidoreductase subunit NuoF — MSKKILLDKINVPGIKTYEVYRQNGGYASVEKAMKAMTPDEVVEEVKKSGLRGRGGAGFPAGMKWSFIDKKSGKPRHLVCNADESEPGTFKDRYLMEFIPHLLIEGMITSSFALGANLSYIYIRGEYMWVYKILERAIAEAKAAGWLGKNILGTGYDLELYVHCGAGAYICGEETALIESLEGKRGNPRIKPPFPAVSGLWSNPTVVNNVETIASVPWIVNNSGDEYAKIGIGRSTGTKLISASGHIKNPGVYEIELGLSVYEFMNSDEYLGGMSSDRPLKALIPGGSSVPVLPADLIYKTANGEDRLMSYESLSDGGFATGSMLGSGGFIVYNDTSCIVRNTWNFARFYHHESCGQCSPCREGTGWLEKVLHRIENGHGREEDIDLLWSIQSKIEGNTICPLGDAASWPVAAAIRHFREEFEYHVRFPERIKNRDHFTTEPFSSLNVSKSKVIT, encoded by the coding sequence ATGTCAAAAAAAATATTATTAGATAAAATAAACGTTCCAGGAATCAAAACTTATGAAGTATATCGCCAAAATGGTGGTTATGCTTCTGTAGAAAAAGCGATGAAGGCAATGACTCCTGATGAAGTTGTTGAAGAAGTAAAAAAATCAGGACTACGTGGTCGTGGTGGTGCTGGATTCCCAGCTGGAATGAAGTGGAGTTTTATTGATAAAAAATCAGGAAAACCAAGACATTTGGTTTGTAATGCCGATGAATCAGAACCAGGGACTTTCAAAGACCGTTATTTGATGGAATTTATTCCTCACTTATTGATCGAAGGAATGATTACCTCTAGTTTTGCTTTGGGTGCTAACCTATCATACATCTACATTCGTGGAGAATACATGTGGGTTTATAAAATTCTGGAAAGAGCCATTGCTGAAGCGAAAGCTGCAGGTTGGTTAGGAAAAAATATATTAGGAACAGGTTACGATTTAGAACTTTATGTTCATTGTGGTGCCGGAGCTTATATTTGTGGTGAAGAGACTGCATTAATTGAATCATTAGAAGGAAAAAGAGGAAATCCTCGTATCAAGCCACCATTTCCAGCAGTTTCTGGATTGTGGTCAAATCCAACTGTAGTAAACAATGTGGAAACTATTGCATCAGTGCCTTGGATTGTAAACAATTCAGGTGATGAGTATGCAAAAATCGGAATTGGTAGATCGACTGGTACCAAATTAATCTCTGCATCTGGGCATATCAAAAATCCTGGTGTTTATGAAATTGAATTGGGATTAAGTGTTTACGAATTTATGAATTCAGATGAGTACTTAGGCGGAATGAGTTCAGACCGACCTTTGAAAGCCTTGATTCCTGGAGGATCATCAGTGCCTGTTTTACCAGCTGATTTAATTTATAAAACTGCAAATGGTGAAGACCGTTTAATGTCATACGAATCATTAAGTGATGGTGGATTTGCAACTGGATCAATGTTAGGTTCAGGTGGATTCATTGTATATAATGACACTTCTTGTATTGTACGCAATACTTGGAATTTCGCTCGTTTTTATCACCATGAAAGTTGTGGACAATGTTCGCCTTGTCGTGAAGGAACAGGATGGTTAGAGAAAGTATTACACCGTATCGAAAACGGTCACGGTCGTGAAGAAGATATCGATTTGCTTTGGAGCATTCAAAGTAAAATTGAAGGAAACACAATTTGTCCACTAGGTGACGCGGCTTCATGGCCAGTAGCAGCAGCTATTCGTCATTTTAGAGAAGAATTTGAGTACCATGTACGTTTCCCGGAAAGAATAAAAAACAGAGATCACTTTACTACTGAGCCTTTTAGTAGTCTAAATGTCTCAAAGTCAAAAGTCATAACGTAA
- a CDS encoding NADH-quinone oxidoreductase subunit B, with protein MSNSNINMVEPPEGVVGEGFFATKLNDVVGLARANSLWPLPFATSCCGIEFMATMASHYDLARFGSERVSFSPRQADMLMVMGTISKKMAPILRQVYEQMAEPRWVIAVGACASSGGIFDTYSVLQGIDKVIPVDVYVPGCPPRPEQIVDGVMKLQEIVKNESVRRRNSPEYQELLASYNIK; from the coding sequence ATGAGCAATTCAAATATAAATATGGTTGAGCCGCCAGAAGGTGTTGTAGGAGAAGGATTTTTCGCTACAAAACTGAATGATGTAGTAGGATTAGCACGCGCTAATTCACTATGGCCTTTACCTTTCGCAACTTCATGTTGTGGTATTGAGTTTATGGCAACTATGGCTTCACATTATGATTTGGCACGATTCGGTTCTGAGCGTGTGAGTTTCTCTCCACGTCAAGCTGATATGTTGATGGTAATGGGAACGATTTCTAAAAAGATGGCGCCTATTTTACGTCAGGTTTACGAACAAATGGCAGAACCTCGTTGGGTAATTGCTGTTGGCGCTTGTGCTTCTTCAGGTGGTATTTTTGATACTTACTCTGTTTTACAAGGAATCGACAAAGTAATTCCTGTGGATGTTTACGTTCCTGGATGTCCTCCAAGGCCGGAACAAATTGTAGATGGCGTAATGAAATTACAAGAAATAGTTAAAAATGAGTCGGTAAGAAGAAGAAATTCTCCTGAATATCAAGAATTATTAGCTTCTTATAACATCAAATAA
- a CDS encoding cold-shock protein, whose amino-acid sequence MRTGTVKFFNESKGYGFITDEETGKDIFVHASGINAEELREGDRVSYEEEEGRKGKVAAKVAVI is encoded by the coding sequence ATGCGTACAGGTACAGTTAAATTTTTCAATGAATCTAAAGGTTACGGATTCATTACAGACGAAGAAACAGGAAAAGACATTTTTGTTCATGCTTCAGGAATCAACGCGGAAGAATTACGCGAAGGTGACAGAGTTAGCTATGAAGAAGAAGAAGGAAGAAAAGGAAAAGTTGCTGCGAAAGTAGCAGTTATCTAA
- the aspS gene encoding aspartate--tRNA ligase, protein MYRSHNCGELNASHINTEVTLAGWVQKSRDKGFMNWIDLRDRYGITQLIFDEGRTEKTVFELAKTLGREFVIQVKGTVIEREAKNKNIATGEIEILVTELNILNAALTPPFTIEDETDGGEDIRMKYRYLDIRRNPVKNSLLFRHKVAMEVRKYLSDLDFCEVETPYLIKSTPEGARDFVVPSRMNEGQFYALPQSPQTFKQLLMVGGMDKYFQIVKCFRDEDLRADRQPEFTQIDCEMAFVEQEDILNVFEGLTRHLLKEIKGIEVDKFPRMTYEHAMKTYGNDKPDIRFGMEFGELNEVAKSKEFPVFNAAELVVGIAVPGAGNYTRKEIDALIEWVKRPQVGASGMVYVKCNEDGTYKSSVDKFYDQGDLSNWAKTTGAQAGDMIFVLSGPADKTRTQLSALRMELATRLGLRIPTEFAPLWVVDFPLLEFDEESGRYHAMHHPFTSPKPEDMHLLETDPGKVRANAYDMVLNGNEIGGGSIRIHDKATQQLMFKYLGFTDEEAKAQFGFLMDAFQFGAPPHGGLAFGLDRLVAILGGQETIRDFIAFPKNNSGRDVMIDAPATIDDAQLKELHIKIDRI, encoded by the coding sequence ATGTATAGAAGTCATAACTGTGGCGAATTAAACGCCTCACATATAAATACTGAAGTTACACTTGCGGGTTGGGTTCAGAAATCCAGAGATAAAGGTTTTATGAACTGGATCGATTTACGTGATCGTTACGGAATTACCCAGCTTATTTTTGACGAAGGTCGTACCGAAAAAACGGTATTTGAATTGGCAAAAACACTAGGTCGTGAATTCGTGATTCAGGTAAAAGGAACTGTTATTGAGCGTGAAGCCAAAAACAAAAACATTGCAACTGGAGAAATTGAAATTTTAGTTACTGAACTAAATATATTGAATGCTGCCTTGACCCCTCCTTTCACTATTGAAGATGAAACGGATGGTGGTGAAGACATCAGAATGAAATACCGTTACTTGGACATTAGAAGAAATCCTGTGAAAAACAGCTTGTTATTCCGTCATAAAGTAGCAATGGAAGTGCGTAAATATCTTTCGGATTTAGATTTTTGCGAAGTGGAAACACCTTACTTAATCAAATCAACTCCTGAGGGAGCTAGAGATTTTGTTGTTCCTTCTCGAATGAACGAAGGGCAATTTTATGCTTTACCACAATCCCCACAAACCTTCAAGCAATTATTGATGGTAGGTGGAATGGACAAATATTTCCAAATCGTGAAATGTTTCCGTGATGAAGATTTACGTGCTGACAGACAACCGGAATTCACACAAATCGATTGCGAAATGGCATTTGTGGAACAAGAAGACATTTTAAATGTTTTTGAAGGACTAACGCGTCATTTACTAAAAGAAATCAAAGGTATTGAAGTAGACAAGTTTCCTCGTATGACATACGAGCACGCTATGAAAACATACGGAAATGACAAACCGGACATTCGTTTCGGAATGGAATTTGGCGAATTGAATGAAGTGGCAAAAAGCAAGGAATTCCCTGTTTTCAATGCTGCTGAATTAGTAGTTGGAATTGCAGTTCCTGGAGCTGGAAATTATACTAGAAAAGAAATTGACGCATTAATCGAATGGGTAAAACGCCCACAAGTAGGTGCTTCTGGAATGGTGTATGTAAAATGCAACGAAGACGGAACCTATAAATCATCAGTAGATAAATTCTACGATCAAGGCGATTTGTCAAATTGGGCAAAAACTACTGGCGCACAAGCTGGAGATATGATTTTTGTATTATCCGGTCCTGCTGATAAAACTAGAACACAACTTAGTGCCTTGAGAATGGAATTAGCCACTCGTTTAGGATTGAGAATACCAACGGAATTTGCACCATTATGGGTAGTTGATTTCCCTTTATTGGAATTTGATGAAGAAAGCGGTCGTTACCACGCGATGCACCATCCATTTACTTCTCCTAAACCGGAAGACATGCACTTATTAGAAACTGATCCTGGAAAAGTACGTGCTAATGCTTATGATATGGTATTGAACGGAAACGAAATTGGAGGAGGATCAATTCGTATTCACGACAAGGCAACCCAGCAATTAATGTTCAAATATTTAGGATTTACTGATGAAGAAGCCAAAGCACAATTCGGTTTCTTGATGGATGCATTCCAATTTGGAGCTCCCCCTCATGGAGGATTAGCTTTTGGACTGGATCGATTAGTAGCTATTCTTGGAGGACAAGAAACGATACGTGATTTCATTGCATTTCCAAAAAACAACTCCGGAAGAGACGTAATGATAGACGCTCCAGCTACAATTGACGACGCACAATTAAAGGAATTGCATATAAAAATAGACCGTATTTAA
- a CDS encoding ATP-binding protein codes for MIKDDKQRVIGKLISINSDKFTVELLNQSINFTTNGFEDIYQYAQINGYVILPNQDFYIVAEIFGVRERDSDVKWQGEKEQILNKSNSVKYLDINPIGTIQKGKFRYGVSIFPTLYTDVLYIKKEELDIIFEYNDDEIPVQEITGPTKLKLLEIGTSTIFPDYKVKVNINEFFGAHSAVLGNTGSGKSCTISSMIQTLFNKDNYSAVGASFIFFDVNGEYHKAFSQLGNDDIEVKYYSINETKSNESFEYKEDITETIEYDSFKLPHWFLNIDEWALLLQASEKTQLPILRKALGIAILINEQNQNSKEFKQQLNFILATAIGQILRSDIGSPSKRDRIISILNKYKTVDIELSKQFSYLDANATVLTQLKYDRVTVDCTINNCLIVNYGGLVGADQLIQYIEQVEESGEYKFLSNRIKIPEVNPDTKFSFNTLEDALDIAILHEEAYGNKQIRDYCSSLITRFKSLKERHEFNFLSQNEDDIKKRRFLDELLGVKKNKKQTQITVIDLNSAEDEVVEVVSCVVTRMLFERIKSIHERNSFPVNLILEEAHRYISENKNSHFGEANKIFERVAKEGRKYGLFLMVSSQRPSELSKTVLSQCSNFIVHRIQNPDDLNHIRQMTPHISSNILFRLPSIPTQHALVFGSSVQIPTLFKVNDADPLPNSANSDISKHWFIPKNSFDEDRPNEDRPHEELPDEEFPDEEPSDEELPNEEKEDFNNEEDDLF; via the coding sequence ATGATTAAAGATGATAAGCAAAGAGTAATCGGGAAACTAATTAGCATCAACTCTGACAAATTCACCGTTGAATTATTAAACCAGTCAATAAACTTTACAACCAATGGCTTTGAAGACATCTATCAGTACGCTCAGATAAATGGATACGTTATATTACCCAATCAAGATTTCTACATCGTTGCTGAAATTTTTGGAGTAAGAGAAAGAGATTCAGATGTAAAGTGGCAGGGAGAGAAAGAGCAAATTCTTAATAAATCTAATTCTGTAAAGTATCTGGACATAAACCCTATTGGGACTATTCAAAAAGGGAAATTTAGATATGGTGTATCAATATTTCCAACTTTATACACTGATGTACTATATATAAAAAAGGAAGAGCTAGATATTATTTTTGAATACAACGATGATGAAATTCCAGTGCAGGAAATAACTGGTCCAACGAAGTTAAAACTGTTAGAAATAGGTACTTCAACCATTTTTCCAGATTATAAGGTAAAAGTAAATATAAATGAATTCTTTGGTGCTCATTCTGCCGTACTCGGTAATACTGGTAGTGGGAAATCATGCACCATATCATCAATGATTCAAACACTATTCAACAAAGATAATTATAGTGCTGTTGGTGCCTCATTTATATTTTTTGATGTTAATGGTGAATACCACAAGGCATTTAGTCAACTTGGAAATGATGATATTGAAGTCAAATATTATTCTATCAATGAAACAAAAAGCAATGAATCGTTTGAATATAAAGAAGATATAACAGAAACAATTGAGTACGACAGTTTCAAATTACCCCATTGGTTTTTAAATATTGATGAGTGGGCCTTATTATTACAAGCATCTGAAAAAACTCAATTGCCGATATTGAGAAAAGCATTAGGTATTGCAATTCTAATTAACGAGCAAAACCAAAATTCAAAAGAATTTAAACAGCAATTAAACTTTATTCTAGCTACAGCTATTGGTCAAATATTAAGATCGGATATTGGTAGTCCTTCTAAAAGGGATAGGATCATATCTATTTTAAATAAATACAAAACTGTCGACATTGAACTTTCTAAACAGTTTAGTTATTTGGATGCTAATGCTACTGTGCTGACACAGTTAAAATATGATAGGGTTACAGTAGATTGTACGATCAACAACTGTTTAATCGTAAACTACGGAGGGCTGGTTGGAGCAGATCAATTAATTCAATATATTGAACAAGTGGAAGAATCTGGAGAGTATAAATTCTTATCTAACAGAATTAAAATTCCAGAAGTTAATCCAGACACAAAATTTTCATTTAATACATTGGAAGATGCCCTGGATATTGCAATTTTACATGAGGAGGCATATGGCAATAAACAAATACGTGATTATTGCTCTTCATTAATCACTCGTTTCAAAAGCTTGAAAGAAAGACACGAATTTAACTTTCTTTCTCAAAATGAAGATGATATCAAGAAGAGACGATTTCTGGATGAATTATTGGGAGTCAAAAAAAACAAAAAACAGACTCAAATTACAGTAATTGATTTAAATTCCGCAGAGGATGAGGTTGTTGAAGTTGTTTCATGCGTTGTTACTCGTATGCTTTTTGAAAGAATAAAATCCATTCATGAAAGAAACTCATTTCCTGTAAATTTGATTCTGGAAGAAGCACATCGATATATTTCTGAGAATAAGAATTCACATTTCGGTGAAGCAAATAAAATTTTTGAAAGAGTTGCTAAGGAAGGAAGAAAGTATGGCTTATTCTTAATGGTTTCATCTCAGAGACCCAGTGAACTATCTAAAACTGTTTTATCGCAATGCAGCAATTTTATTGTACATAGAATACAAAACCCCGATGATTTGAACCACATAAGACAGATGACACCACACATTTCATCTAATATCTTGTTTCGCCTACCGTCAATTCCTACTCAACATGCATTGGTGTTTGGTAGTTCTGTCCAGATCCCAACTCTTTTCAAAGTGAATGATGCTGATCCATTACCTAATAGCGCAAATAGTGATATTAGCAAACACTGGTTCATTCCTAAAAACAGCTTTGATGAAGACCGCCCTAACGAAGACCGTCCTCATGAAGAGCTTCCTGATGAAGAGTTTCCTGATGAAGAGCCTTCTGATGAAGAGCTTCCAAATGAAGAAAAAGAGGACTTCAACAATGAAGAAGATGATTTATTTTAA
- a CDS encoding SIR2 family protein: MKHFFYKGNQNIITQEQDFDKIRETIKKDLSKILDTRNLSFLIGSGCSLGVNGIPTMKQLADNLFEPKDDIHPDLKDKVFETEHIEILEKFKINYKNEPFRTNLETFLGTLYSFRFYLEKLQEAKESAFDQDLEDLNKIIKRTKEYILYECLNEKNKGEDGDIVETYQQFYRKLSLRDSNLQKPNVFTTNYDLFSERAMDNLGISYTNGFSGFVERFFNPSIFNYALAEQMDISSLKWSIIDSFIYLFKIHGSVNWVEKESNNKLFSIQEIQDVNFDRLKTEANYMIYPSPLKQNASLGSPYADLFREFQKRITQKQSTLVTMGFSFGDEHINNIIYQALTIPSFRLVIFSDMGYYVGGKYEPARKNIEKLKNLNDPRIWIIGSDTEVDNDTDRNVIIEDGHKGLHFFDTIANDLFPDYTQDKIEEANKNLIELLRTKGEGND; encoded by the coding sequence ATGAAGCATTTTTTTTATAAAGGAAATCAAAATATTATTACACAAGAGCAGGATTTTGACAAGATAAGGGAAACCATTAAAAAGGATCTATCTAAGATTCTAGACACCCGAAATCTTTCTTTTTTGATTGGTTCCGGCTGCTCGTTAGGAGTCAACGGCATCCCAACAATGAAGCAATTAGCAGATAATTTATTCGAACCGAAAGATGATATTCATCCAGATTTAAAGGATAAGGTTTTTGAAACTGAACATATTGAAATTCTAGAAAAATTTAAAATCAATTATAAGAACGAGCCTTTTAGAACAAATCTGGAAACCTTTTTGGGTACACTATATAGCTTTAGATTTTATTTAGAAAAACTTCAGGAAGCTAAAGAATCAGCCTTTGATCAAGACCTCGAAGATTTAAATAAAATAATCAAAAGAACAAAGGAGTATATATTGTATGAATGTTTAAACGAAAAGAATAAAGGAGAAGATGGTGACATTGTAGAAACGTATCAGCAGTTTTACCGAAAGCTTTCTTTGAGAGATAGTAATTTGCAAAAGCCAAATGTCTTTACGACCAATTATGATTTGTTTTCAGAACGTGCAATGGATAACTTAGGAATTTCATATACCAATGGCTTTTCTGGTTTTGTCGAACGATTCTTTAACCCGTCGATTTTCAATTATGCACTTGCGGAACAAATGGATATTAGCTCTCTAAAATGGAGTATAATCGATAGTTTTATCTATTTGTTTAAAATTCATGGCTCGGTGAACTGGGTAGAAAAAGAAAGTAACAACAAGCTTTTTAGCATTCAAGAAATACAGGATGTAAACTTTGATCGATTAAAGACTGAAGCTAATTATATGATCTATCCATCACCGTTAAAACAAAACGCAAGTTTAGGATCACCGTATGCTGATTTATTCAGAGAGTTTCAAAAAAGGATAACACAGAAGCAAAGCACATTAGTAACAATGGGATTTAGTTTTGGTGACGAACATATCAATAATATTATATATCAGGCATTAACCATTCCGTCTTTCAGATTGGTTATTTTTTCTGATATGGGATATTATGTCGGCGGTAAATATGAACCAGCTCGCAAAAATATTGAAAAACTAAAAAATTTGAATGACCCTAGGATATGGATAATAGGCTCCGATACGGAAGTTGATAATGATACGGATCGGAATGTGATTATAGAGGATGGTCATAAAGGATTACATTTCTTTGACACCATTGCAAATGATTTATTCCCAGACTATACACAGGATAAGATTGAGGAAGCCAATAAAAATCTTATAGAATTACTTAGGACTAAAGGAGAAGGAAATGATTAA
- a CDS encoding NADH-quinone oxidoreductase subunit C: MALDTTQIQDKLTETFGSAVFQYQQEKDIFSFEVNADKITAVILFLKNDETTRFNFLTDLCAIHYPENEADRQFAVVYHLHNWYENIRIKIKVYINGETPEIKTVSSIFLSANWMERETYDFYGINFIGHPQLKRILNMDEMVSFPMRKEFPMEDGGRTDKDDRFFGRTIDNC; encoded by the coding sequence ATGGCTTTAGACACAACCCAAATCCAGGATAAATTAACAGAAACTTTTGGTTCTGCTGTTTTCCAATATCAACAAGAAAAGGATATTTTTTCATTTGAAGTAAACGCAGATAAAATTACTGCTGTTATTCTTTTTTTGAAAAACGATGAAACTACCCGTTTTAACTTTTTGACTGATTTATGTGCTATACATTATCCTGAAAACGAAGCGGATCGCCAGTTTGCAGTGGTCTACCACTTACACAATTGGTATGAAAACATAAGAATCAAAATTAAGGTATACATCAACGGAGAAACGCCTGAAATCAAAACAGTATCTTCTATTTTCCTAAGTGCAAACTGGATGGAAAGAGAAACTTACGATTTTTACGGTATCAACTTCATAGGTCATCCTCAATTGAAACGTATTTTGAATATGGATGAGATGGTTTCTTTTCCAATGCGAAAAGAATTTCCAATGGAAGATGGAGGAAGAACGGATAAAGACGACCGTTTTTTCGGAAGAACAATAGACAATTGCTAA